The proteins below are encoded in one region of Hordeum vulgare subsp. vulgare chromosome 3H, MorexV3_pseudomolecules_assembly, whole genome shotgun sequence:
- the LOC123441011 gene encoding protein STRICTOSIDINE SYNTHASE-LIKE 10-like, protein MGCCMSRLLKTTVTLLILVLVLMPGAIAATTASFDASRTQQLPLPRGTVHGPESVAFDGNGQGPYSGVSDGRILKWNGDKLGWTTYAYGPGYDSMTCTASKFSRETENARESRCGRPLGLRFNQKSGDLYVADAYKGLMRVPPGGGEATVLVNQVDGFPLRFTNGVDVDQVTGRVYFTDSSMNYQRSQHEMVTRTGDSTGRLMSYDPHTSDVTVLQAGMTYPNGVALSADRSHLVVASTGPCKLLRHWINGANAGTSEPFADLPGYPDNVRPDMKGGYWVALHREKNELPFGRGSHRLAVRVGDDGRIVEEMRGSKMVRPTEIMERPNGKIYLGSVELPYVGVVKRK, encoded by the coding sequence ATGGGGTGCTGCATGAGCCGCCTCCTAAAGACCACCGTCACGCTGCTCATCCTCGTCCTTGTCCTCATGCCCGGTGCCATTGCCGCCACCACCGCTAGCTTCGACGCCTCACGAACCCAACAGCTGCCGCTGCCTCGCGGGACGGTCCACGGGCCAGAGAGCGTCGCCTTCGACGGCAACGGCCAGGGCCCCTACAGCGGCGTCTCAGACGGCCGGATACTCAAGTGGAACGGCGACAAGCTGGGATGGACTACGTATGCTTACGGACCCGGCTACGATAGCATGACTTGCACGGCTTCCAAGTTCAGCCGGGAGACTGAGAATGCCAGGGAGAGCCGTTGCGGCCGTCCGCTCGGCCTACGCTTCAACCAGAAGTCGGGCGACCTGTACGTGGCCGACGCGTACAAGGGGCTGATGCGTGTACCACCCGGCGGCGGAGAGGCCACCGTCTTGGTCAACCAGGTTGACGGTTTCCCTCTACGCTTCACCAACGGTGTTGATGTCGATCAAGTTACGGGTCGGGTCTACTTCACGGACAGCTCCATGAACTATCAAAGGTCACAACATGAGATGGTCACTCGCACAGGGGACTCGACGGGCCGCCTCATGAGCTATGACCCACACACTTCCGATGTCACGGTGCTCCAGGCGGGCATGACATACCCAAATGGCGTCGCGCTCAGCGCCGACCGGTCCCACCTCGTGGTCGCGTCTACTGGCCCGTGCAAGCTGCTACGGCATTGGATCAACGGTGCCAACGCAGGCACATCCGAGCCTTTTGCCGACCTGCCTGGATATCCAGATAACGTGAGGCCCGACATGAAAGGAGGGTATTGGGTGGCGTTGCACCGTGAGAAGAATGAACTGCCCTTTGGCCGTGGTAGTCATCGCCTCGCTGTCAGGGTCGGTGACGATGGAAGGATAGTCGAGGAGATGAGAGGGTCAAAGATGGTGCGGCCAACGGAGATCATGGAGAGACCAAATGGCAAAATCTACCTGGGTTCGGTGGAGCTTCCTTACGTCGGTGTTGTTAAGCGCAAGTAG